The genomic segment CGGGCGAACGTGACGCCGCCGGTGCCCGCCTTCGACGCGCTCCTCGCGCGCGACGAGGGCCGCGTCGTCGTGGAGTGCCTCGCCGGCGACCTCGCGCAGCGCTGGGCGACCTCGGCGTCGTGGGGCACGGAGGAGCTCGACGCCGAGGTCGCGCTCCGGATCGCGAGCCACGAGCGCGCGACGCTCGACGCGTTCGCCGACGCCCTCGCGAAGATCGAACGATGGGACCTCGCGACGTTCCTCGTCGACGCGGCGCGGACGGCGCTCCCTCCCGGCGAGCGCGCCGAGCGCGTCGCCGCCCGCGCCGCGCCGCCGGTTCGGGCGGGCGGAACCTTGCGCGTGCGCACGGAGGCGCGCCAGCGTTCGGGCGCGCTGTTCCACGCCGCCGCCCGCCTGTCGCGCACGTACGAGTCGTCCGCGCGCGTGGGCTTCATCGACGAGGGTTACGACGTCGCGCAGGCGCTCCTCACGAGCTGGTCGCACCTCGGCCGCGAGGGCTTCGGCCGCGCCGCCGCGGTCGTCACGGAGCTGGGCTCGCTCGGCTGAGCACGAATCGAAGACCCGCCCCCAAGCCCGCCACCCGTCGGGCCCGGATCGTCGCTCCGCGCAGCTGGAGCGCAGCTGGAGCGCAGCTGGAGCGATCGCGACATTGCCCGCGGCTCCCTCTGCGGGTGCCCGCGGCTCCCTCTGCGGGTGCCCGCGGCTCCCTGCGGAGGCCCGCGGCTCCCTCTCGGGGGGTCCGGGGGCGTCGTAGCGCGCCCCGCGCGCGAAGAACCCCCGGCGGGGAGAGCTCGAGAGGGGCAGAGCCCCTCTCGAACAAGAGAGCAGCTACTATGGGCCGGTGAGTCGAGCGTACCGCGTCACGGTCAGGGGTTCGGTCCATCGCGTCGTCCACGTCGAGGACGGCGTGTGCTCGAGCCTCGAGCTGCTCCCGATCCTGCCGCCCGAGAGGACGAGCGAGATCCTCGAGGCCGAGCTCGTGCGGCGCGGCTTCGAGAAGAGCGGCGACGTGCTGCGGCGCAAGGAAGAGGGCGGCGTCGTCGTCGAGATCGACCCGAAGAAGGCGACCGTGAGCGTGAAGGCGGAGGCGACCGCGAACATCGACGTCGAGCGCGAGGCGGTCGAGACGGTGGTGGAGGAGGCCCTCGAGAAGGGGACCGCCGCCGCGCAGAAGCGCGTCGATCTGCGGGCGGAGCGCGACGCCGCCGAGGCGGAGGAGAAGGCGCGCGCGGAGGTGACCGAGAAGCTCGAGCGGCGCCTCGGCGATCTCCGGAGCGAGCTCGACGGCGTGACGAACCGCGTGACGGCGGAGGCGCTCAAGGAGAAGGCGCGGAAGCTCGGCGAGATCGAGGAGCTCCACGAGGACGCGGAGACCGGCGAGCTCACGATCAAGGTGAAGCTTTGACGAACGCGCGGTTCGTCCCCGAGAACGAGCTGCCCCTCGACATCGCGCCGGGCGCGGCGGTGGAGGCGGCCTACGCCGCGGAGCTCGCGCGGGTGGAAGAGGCGCTCCTCGCGCGGCTGCCCGCGCTGGTCGAGTGCGACAAGGAGCTGGTCCCCTATTTCTACGCCGCGCTGCGGGGGCGGCTGAAGAAGCGCGAGCTGCGCTGCGCCTACCTCGACGGGCGGCCGCCCGCGGACGCGCCGCCGGAGGCGATCCCGACCGGCGTCATCGGCACGATGATCTCGCAGCTCCGCGACGCGGTGCGCGGGCCGGTCGGCGAGCGCGTCGTCGTCCTCCCGCACCTCGATCTCCTCGTGTCGTCGTCCGGCGGCGGGCTCACGAGCGAGGCGCGCGAGGTGATCCCGCTCCTCTACGAGAACCCGCAGGTGCTGTGGCTCGGGTTCAAGGACCCGTCCTTCTCGGTGCCGAAGGTGATCCACGATCTCTTCCCGCACCACGAGCACATCCTCGGCGTCGATCGCGAGCGGCTCCGGCACCTCGTCACGCAGCGGGAGGCGCGCAAGCTCGGTCGCGGCTTCGATCCCTACGAGCTCTACAAGTACGTGTCGGGCGTGAACGCGGTGCGGCTCCGCCGGCTCCTCGGCGCGCTCGGCGGCGTCGACTACCCCGACGATCCGCGGCCCGCGTTCGCGCAGCTCCGGCGCGCGACGCTCTCGTCCTCGTTCGAGATGCCGGACGTCGACCTCGACGCCGACGTCGGCGGCTACGACAAGGTGAAGACGCGGCTCAAGAACGAGATCCTCGACATCCTCGCCGCGAAGTCGCGCCTCGCGGACGAGGCCGCGATCAAGCGCATCGAGGCGCTCGTGCCGCGCGGGATGATCTTCTGGGGACCGCCCGGCACCGGAAAGACGCTCTTCGCGAAGGCGATGGCGACCGCGCTGAAGGCCGCGATCATCGTCGTGAGCGGCCCCGAGCTGAAGAGCAAGTGGGTCGGCGAGAGCGAGGAGAACATCCGCCAGGTGTTCCTCAAGGCGCGCCAGAGCGCGCCCGCGATCATCGTGTTCGACGAGCTCGACTCGATCGCCGCCGCGCGCGGGATGTACACCGGCTCCGGGGTCGAGCACTCGATGGTGAACCAGCTCCTCACCGAGATGGACGGCTTCCGAAAAGAGGAGCTCGTGTTCGTCGTCGGAACCACGAATTTCGTCGATTCGATCGACCGCGCGCTCCTCCGCCCCGGGCGCTTCGAGTTCCACCTCCACATCCCGTACCCGGACCCGGCCGACCGGCGCGCGATCCTCGGGATCCACGACCGGAAGCTCGGCCTCGCGCTGAGCGAGCGCGCGAGCGACTACGCGGTGAAGCGCACCGGCGACCT from the Labilithrix sp. genome contains:
- a CDS encoding AAA family ATPase — protein: MTNARFVPENELPLDIAPGAAVEAAYAAELARVEEALLARLPALVECDKELVPYFYAALRGRLKKRELRCAYLDGRPPADAPPEAIPTGVIGTMISQLRDAVRGPVGERVVVLPHLDLLVSSSGGGLTSEAREVIPLLYENPQVLWLGFKDPSFSVPKVIHDLFPHHEHILGVDRERLRHLVTQREARKLGRGFDPYELYKYVSGVNAVRLRRLLGALGGVDYPDDPRPAFAQLRRATLSSSFEMPDVDLDADVGGYDKVKTRLKNEILDILAAKSRLADEAAIKRIEALVPRGMIFWGPPGTGKTLFAKAMATALKAAIIVVSGPELKSKWVGESEENIRQVFLKARQSAPAIIVFDELDSIAAARGMYTGSGVEHSMVNQLLTEMDGFRKEELVFVVGTTNFVDSIDRALLRPGRFEFHLHIPYPDPADRRAILGIHDRKLGLALSERASDYAVKRTGDLVEGAAGRYSGDHIQALCRQIARTRLRAARPTAEPTEVADVEEALSAYLERPDLTKAEERVVATHEAGHAVCALFCEHAPAIDRISIRGDLAGALGFVQYADPAHRYVTTRAQLLDSICCLMGGREAEALLLDDLSIGSGHDLERATVIARALVEDLGMGGERTGVRRFARDITTSDATLHDVEKAAHAILEEQRTRAAKILTEQQALLATLRDLLLEKKVLDRAAFVDLLPESKRQKTHG